A genomic window from Elaeis guineensis isolate ETL-2024a chromosome 3, EG11, whole genome shotgun sequence includes:
- the LOC105037507 gene encoding uncharacterized protein, which yields MAEFAVTAASPVVKMVVEKLASGLWKELGLERSVYTDMEKLHSKLSTIQNVLDDAEKKSITNKALQGWLKKLKDAALDADDVVDEFQTEALRRRMERYDRMTGKVRDFFSSNNPIAFRYKIGGKIREIRERFDEITKENNDFNLMVIKSDSDRTVSRETKSLTVESEIYGRDNEKNEVIQILVDKDNDKNISILPIVGLGGIGKTTLAQTVYHNERIEEHFELRMWVCVGENFDEEVVLQKMIVQVPGEPKNSSTLETKSSFLEKELRTKRFLLVLDDLWNEDELEWEKLKPLFEHAKLGSKIIVTTRSERVASIAGTIVPPCRLQGLGIDCCWILFKQRAFRSETEEDNPELVEIGWEMVKKCGGLPLAAKALGSLMSSKRGKDEWLAIKNNEIWQLSEDEIGILHVLKLSYNHLPSHLKRCFTYCSVFPKDHIFEMTRLIQLWMAEGLIDTSRTSQNAEDIGKQYFDNLLSRSFFQDVQLYEKINQVTCKMHDLVHDLACSITEDEALVMEGDTKGISHGCRYLSVPYSSGSSIDFKTTYEAKKLRSLVLLEAGYRSNVDVDEFIFNATKTFTQLRALGLNSGGFAKLSNRINRLKHLRFLALSHTKITTLPASITRLYNLQTLNLYLCWMLKELPEGIGNLCNLRYMDISWCPEITTLPASITRLYNLQTLNLRACHMLEELPDGIGNLCNLRYMDMSSCINITTLPTSITRLSSLQTLNLSYCRMLIELPEGIGNLCNLRYMDISRCPKITTLPTSITRLSSLQTLNLEECRKLEELPEGIGNLCNLRYMDITWCTKITMLPTSITRLSSLQTLNLKDCRMLEELPEGIGNLCNLRYMDISWCIDITTLPTSITRLSSLQTLNLSHCWMLKELPEGINNLGNLRHLDITACYRLACIPRGLGWLSNLETLAMFIVAKENGRTIAELQHLNSIRGSLEIKNLHHVKDPDEAMQANLRAKTRLNRLSLQWNGIHEPSSTEVEVAEDVFERLQPHHNLKELGIYSYIGTRLPNWMSPSFPNLVELTMGNLKRCEHLPLGPWPSLKNLKLHKMHAVRRIGEEFYGDGGGITFPSLEELTLVDMPDLEKWHAESCPRLTKLEISSCPKLVVQPCIPCSMETLTIRSSNEMLLSAGSLAKLSKLRSLQIFRCGISSSSSGWWNGLQCLTALDSLQIRECDELTCLPEDIMYLPSLHTLYLWGNRNLRSLEGGGRKQQQPTSLQELNISDLPQLAMLPEGLRHLTALRQLNLSNLPQLKMLPDGLQHLTALQLLIIEDCPQLVRRCKRETGEDWHKIAHIQKIIIRQEEENREEMNERRTFAAKFLDRFGFARCTGHS from the coding sequence ATGGCTGAATTTGCAGTAACAGCTGCCAGTCCTGTTGTCAAAATGGTGGTGGAGAAGTTGGCCTCTGGGCTATGGAAGGAGCTGGGACTGGAGAGGAGCGTCTACACCGACATGGAGAAGTTGCACAGCAAGTTATCAACGATCCAGAACGTGCTTGATGATGCAGAGAAGAAATCTATCACCAACAAAGCTCTGCAAGGTTGGTTGAAGAAACTCAAAGACGCAGCTTTAGATGCTGACGATGTGGTGGATGAGTTCCAAACTGAAGCACTGCGGCGAAGAATGGAGAGATATGACCGCATGACTGGAAAGGTGCGTGACTTCTTTTCCTCAAACAATCCAATCGCATTTCGATATAAAATTGGTGGCAAGATAAGAGAGATTAGGGAGAGATTTGATGAAATTACAAAGGAGAACAATGATTTTAATTTGATGgtgatcaaatctgactcagataGGACTGTGAGCCGTGAGACCAAGTCATTAACTgttgaatctgaaatttatggaaGAGATAATGAAAAAAATGAGGTCATCCAAATCTTAGTCGACAAAgacaatgacaaaaatatctcaaTCCTCCCAATAGTTGGCCTCGGTGGTATTGGAAAGACTACCCTTGCTCAAACAGTCTATCATAATGAAAGGATTGAGGAGCACTTCGAGCTTCGAATGTGGGTGTGCGTGGGTGAAAATTTTGATGAAGAAGTGGTCTTGCAGAAAATGATTGTACAGGTTCCAGGGGAACCAAAAAATTCGTCCACCCTGGAGACCAAGTCATCTTTCTTGGAAAAAGAATTGAGAACAAAAAGATTTCTTTTGGTTCTTGATGATCTGTGGAATGAAGATGAATTGGAATGGGAAAAACTAAAACCCTTGTTCGAGCATGCCAAATTAGGTAGCAAGATCATTGTAACGACACGCAGCGAACGTGTTGCTTCTATAGCTGGAACCATCGTCCCACCATGCAGACTTCAAGGGTTAGGAATTGATTGCTGTTGGATTCTGTTCAAGCAAAGGGCATTTAGGTCTGAGACGGAAGAAGATAACCCCGAATTGGTGGAAATTGGATGGGAGATGGTTAAAAAGTGTGGAGGTTTGCCTTTAGCAGCAAAAGCTCTCGGGAGTCTGATGAGCTCTAAAAGAGGGAAAGACGAGTGGCTAGCTATCAAAAACAATGAGATTTGGCAGTTATCTGAAGATGAGATTGGAATTCTCCATGTACTAAAGTTGAGTTATAATCATTTACCTTCTCACTTGAAGCGGTGTTTCACGTACTGTTCTGTGTTCCCGAAAGATCATATATTTGAAATGACGAGATTGATTCAGTTGTGGATGGCTGAAGGACTCATTGATACATCACGTACTTCCCAAAATGCAGAGGACATTGGCAAGCAATACTTTGATAATTTGTTGTCGAGATCATTCTTTCAAGATGTCCAATTGTATGAGAAAATTAATCAAGTGACTTGTAAGATGCATGATTTAGTCCATGATCTTGCATGTTCCATCACAGAGGATGAAGCTTTAGTCATGGAGGGGGATACGAAGGGCATTTCACATGGATGCCGTTATCTATCGGTACCATATTCTTCTGGGTCATCAATTGATTTCAAGACAacttatgaagccaaaaaattgaGATCGCTTGTTTTGTTAGAGGCAGGATATCGTAGTAACGTTGATGTGGATGAATTTATCTTCAATGCAACAAAAACTTTCACCCAGTTACGTGCATTGGGTTTAAATTCTGGTGGATTTGCGAAGTTGTCTAATAGAATAAACAGATTAAAGCATCTACGGTTCCTTGCCCTATCACATACTAAGATCACAACATTACCTGCTTCGATCACCAGACTTTACAATTTGCAGACATTGAATCTTTACCTATGCTGGATGCTAAAAGAATTGCCTGAAGGTATAGGTAACTTATGCAATCTTAGATATATGGATATATCATGGTGTCCTGAGATTACAACGTTGCCTGCCTCGATCACCAGACTTTACAATTTGCAGACATTGAATCTTCGAGCTTGCCACATGCTAGAAGAATTGCCTGATGGTATAGGTAACCTATGCAATCTTAGATATATGGATATGTCATCGTGTATTAATATTACAACGTTGCCTACCTCGATCACCAGACTTTCCAGTTTGCAGACATTGAATCTTTCCTATTGCAGGATGCTAATAGAATTGCCTGAAGGTATAGGTAACCTATGCAATCTTAGATATATGGATATATCACGGTGTCCTAAGATTACAACGTTGCCTACCTCGATCACCAGACTTTCCAGTTTGCAGACATTGAATCTTGAAGAATGCCGCAAGCTAGAAGAATTGCCTGAAGGTATAGGTAACCTATGCAACCTTAGATATATGGATATAACATGGTGTACTAAGATTACGATGTTACCTACCTCTATCACCAGACTTTCTAGTTTGCAGACATTGAATCTTAAAGATTGCAGAATGCTAGAAGAATTGCCTGAAGGTATAGGTAACCTATGCAACCTTAGATATATGGATATATCATGGTGTATAGATATTACAACATTACCTACCTCGATCACCAGACTTTCCAGTTTGCAGACATTGAATCTTTCCCATTGCTGGATGCTAAAAGAATTGCCTGAAGGTATAAATAATCTAGGCAACCTCAGACACCTAGATATAACAGCATGTTACAGGTTGGCTTGCATACCTCGTGGCCTGGGCTGGTTGAGTAACCTTGAGACATTGGCGATGTTCATTGTTGCTAAGGAGAATGGGCGCACCATCGCGGAGCTGCAACATCTGAACTCTATTCGTGGTAGCTTGGAAATTAAAAATCTGCATCATGTGAAAGATCCAGATGAAGCCATGCAAGCAAACCTGAGGGCAAAGACGAGATTGAATCGCCTGAGTCTTCAATGGAACGGGATACATGAACCATCATCTACTGAAGTGGAAGTGGCAGAGGATGTATTTGAAAGGCTCCAACCTCACCATAATCTGAAGGAGTTGGGAATCTATTCTTATATAGGCACCAGATTACCCAATTGGATGTCACCTTCTTTCCCGAATCTAGTTGAGCTTACAATGGGGAACCTCAAGAGGTGTGAACATCTTCCACTTGGTCCATGGCCCTCATTAAAGAATTTGAAATTGCATAAAATGCATGCCGTGAGGAGAATCGGAGAAGAGTTTTATGGGGATGGTGGCGGCATCACATTCCCGTCACTAGAGGAATTGACTTTAGTAGACATGCCCGATTTGGAAAAATGGCATGCAGAATCATGCCCTCGCCTCACCAAGTTGGAGATAAGTTCGTGCCCCAAATTAGTCGTACAGCCATGTATCCCATGCTCCATGGAGACTCTTACAATAAGAAGCAGCAATGAGATGCTGTTATCAGCAGGGAGCCTTGCAAAGCTGTCCAAACTCAGATCTCTACAAATTTTTCGCTGCGgaatatcatcatcatcatctgggTGGTGGAATGGGCTGCAATGCCTCACCGCCCTTGATTCTCTACAAATTAGAGAATGTGATGAGCTGACTTGTTTGCCCGAGGATATTATGTACCTGCCCTCACTCCATACCCTTTATTTATGGGGAAACAGAAATCTAAGAAGTCTGGAGGGAGGAGGAAGGAAGCAACAGCAGCCCACCTCACTCCAAGAGCTGAATATCTCCGACTTGCCCCAGCTAGCAATGCTGCCAGAAGGCCTACGACACCTCACCGCACTCCGACAGCTGAATCTCTCCAACCTGCCCCAGCTGAAAATGCTCCCAGATGGCCTACAACACCTCACCGCACTCCAACTCTTGATCATTGAAGATTGTCCCCAGCTAGTGAGGCGATGCAAGAGGGAGACAGGCGAGGACTGGCACAAGATTGCTCACATCCAAAAAATCATCATTCGCCAAGAGgaagaaaatagagaagaaaTGAATGAAAGACGCACCTTCGCTGCAAAATTTCTTGATCGATTTGGGTTTGCACGCTGCACGGGTCATAGCTGA